Proteins encoded by one window of Desulfovibrio ferrophilus:
- a CDS encoding response regulator translates to MCAKAVRTMLVGDDEPTLQALGDILAMCHMKCDMRLLKTALPGALLQHSEDYDFIILDYMEFSPKGLDLLLSIRESTNNKPIIIITNNRSYEKDAELIHNHGVHLLRKPVDISILLQVIETALKTSSN, encoded by the coding sequence ATGTGCGCAAAAGCAGTACGAACCATGTTGGTTGGCGATGACGAGCCCACACTTCAGGCCTTGGGGGATATTCTCGCCATGTGCCATATGAAGTGTGACATGCGGCTTCTCAAAACAGCGCTCCCCGGAGCGTTACTCCAGCACTCCGAAGATTACGACTTTATTATACTGGATTATATGGAGTTTTCTCCAAAAGGGCTGGATCTTCTGTTATCAATCAGAGAATCGACAAACAACAAGCCGATTATCATCATCACAAACAATCGTTCTTATGAAAAAGATGCGGAGTTGATTCATAACCACGGTGTGCACCTTCTTCGAAAGCCTGTTGATATTTCAATTTTATTACAAGTCATAGAGACTGCACTGAAAACAAGCTCAAATTAA